From one Halogranum gelatinilyticum genomic stretch:
- a CDS encoding ABC transporter substrate-binding protein encodes MSRDSNSSSSETDSSGAPTLDRRKFLAATAAGVPVALAGCTGGDGGSDTETSGDGGSGDGGSTESGSSGEASSGGTLQWGGAVPVQGLDPHLDSAAASSRVLENITEPLIQLDFDYSLNPHLAKEWTTSEDNTTLTFTLEEGVTFHNGKEMTSADVLASFERIANGEYLATGFFDFVDSMEAPGDYEFVINLSEPFAPFLARMATSEMHVLPEEQAQEDKITEPIGTGPYQFASREIETSFTMEKYEDYWDQDEEDGPFLDKIVKSEITDPSVRLQSFRAGEYDFINGIPPKDVQSVQNDSSVRFETQFPKALVYLGLNCNEEPFDNKDARLALDYALDKEQITEAALYGTGQATASPAAPGSPWVNEDVEPRPRDLDKAQEHLEKAGMPDGFEVSFKIPQSYPTQVQGAKVIADQASDAGITMNIQQITWSTWLSDVYTNQNFQATTSSYLALYYPDVSFYKFLHPNGAFFFTGWENEEYNELVEEARRLYDEEQRAELYHEATEILQEERAGHLLLWWQPNLYGSSTDYKGRIGAPDGSTLRFRDNYLE; translated from the coding sequence ATGTCACGGGATAGCAATAGCAGTAGCAGTGAGACGGATTCTAGTGGCGCGCCGACGCTCGACCGCCGGAAGTTCCTGGCCGCGACGGCGGCGGGTGTGCCGGTCGCCCTCGCGGGCTGTACGGGTGGCGACGGCGGCAGTGATACCGAGACGTCCGGCGACGGCGGCAGTGGTGACGGCGGGAGTACCGAGTCCGGCTCGTCCGGCGAGGCCTCCTCGGGCGGCACGCTCCAGTGGGGCGGTGCGGTCCCGGTGCAGGGCCTCGACCCGCATCTCGACAGTGCCGCGGCGTCGAGTCGCGTCCTGGAGAACATCACCGAGCCGCTCATCCAGCTCGACTTCGACTACTCGCTGAACCCGCATCTCGCGAAGGAGTGGACGACTTCCGAGGACAACACGACGCTGACGTTCACGCTCGAAGAGGGCGTGACGTTCCACAACGGTAAGGAGATGACCTCCGCCGACGTGCTCGCGTCCTTCGAGCGCATCGCCAACGGCGAGTATCTCGCCACCGGCTTTTTCGACTTCGTCGACTCCATGGAGGCTCCCGGCGACTACGAGTTCGTCATCAACCTCTCGGAGCCGTTCGCGCCGTTCCTCGCCCGGATGGCGACCTCCGAGATGCACGTCCTCCCCGAGGAGCAGGCACAGGAAGACAAGATCACCGAACCCATCGGGACCGGTCCCTACCAGTTCGCGAGCCGCGAGATCGAGACCTCGTTCACGATGGAGAAGTACGAGGACTACTGGGACCAGGACGAGGAAGACGGCCCGTTCCTCGACAAGATCGTCAAGAGCGAGATCACGGACCCGAGCGTCCGCCTGCAGTCGTTCCGCGCCGGCGAGTACGACTTCATCAACGGCATCCCGCCGAAGGACGTCCAGTCGGTGCAGAACGACTCGTCGGTCCGCTTCGAGACGCAGTTCCCCAAGGCGCTCGTCTACCTCGGGCTGAACTGTAACGAGGAGCCGTTCGACAACAAGGACGCTCGGCTCGCCCTGGACTACGCGCTCGACAAGGAACAGATCACCGAGGCCGCCCTCTACGGCACGGGTCAGGCGACGGCGTCACCCGCCGCCCCCGGCAGCCCGTGGGTCAACGAGGACGTCGAGCCGCGGCCGCGCGACCTCGACAAGGCCCAGGAGCATCTGGAGAAGGCCGGGATGCCCGACGGCTTCGAGGTCTCGTTCAAGATTCCGCAGTCCTACCCGACGCAGGTCCAGGGCGCGAAGGTCATCGCCGACCAGGCCTCCGACGCCGGGATCACGATGAACATCCAGCAGATTACGTGGAGTACGTGGCTCTCGGACGTCTACACCAACCAGAACTTCCAGGCGACCACGTCGAGCTACCTCGCGCTCTACTACCCCGACGTGTCGTTCTACAAGTTCCTGCATCCGAACGGTGCGTTCTTCTTCACCGGCTGGGAGAACGAGGAGTACAACGAACTCGTCGAGGAGGCCCGCCGCCTCTACGACGAAGAGCAGCGTGCGGAACTCTACCACGAGGCGACCGAGATCCTGCAGGAGGAGCGCGCAGGCCATCTGCTGCTCTGGTGGCAGCCGAACCTCTACGGTTCGTCGACGGACTACAAGGGCCGGATCGGCGCGCCGGACGGCTCGACGCTCCGCTTCAGAGACAACTACCTCGAGTAA